The following nucleotide sequence is from Streptomyces brevispora.
ACTCGGCAAGGTCTTCGAGGCCGCCTGCATCGCGTGATCCCGGCATTCCCCCGAGAGAACCCCGAACACGATGGAGGGCTGATGACCGACCCGAGCGAGGTCACCCGGATCGACGATGTGTACTGGCGCGACGAGTACCCACCCATCACGGAGGACGACGCCTTCCTGACACGCATCGTCGCGGAGGCCGACCTGCCGTCGCTGCTCACGGCGCTGGCGGCTCTGACCGGAGATCACACGCTGATACCGGCGGAGCTGTACCCCCCTCTTCCTCCCGTCGACACGGCCCCGCCCGCGCACGGCGGCATGAGCGGGGACGCGCAGGCGCGTGCGCGTGAGCTCGCACTGTCCGCGCTCAAGCGCGTCCGCGACGAGGGGCTCACCCGGCCCCGTCTGCTGGAGCCCGAGGAAGCACGCGCCGTCGTCGACTTCATCACGGGTGGGGCGAGTGCCGAGGACGCGGCACTGATGATGCACGAGCTCGACCTGGTCACACAGCGTCCGGGAGCACCGATTTGGCACGCCGACGAGGTGGCGCCCGACCGTGACTTCGACGTCGCGGTCATCGGCACCGGGATGAGCGGCATCGCGGCGATGTACCGGCTCAAGCAGGCGGGCGTACGGTTCGTCGTGTTCGAGAAGTCCCCCGAGGTCGGCGGCACCTGGTGGGCCAACACCTACCCCGGCGTACGTCTCGACACCCCGACCTTCGGCTACAGCTTCTCCTTCGCGCAGCGTGCGGACTGGGCCAGCGCGTACGCCGAAGGCGCGGAGATCGAGGCGTACTCCGTCGAAATCGTCGACCGCGCCAAGCTGCGCGAGCACATCGAGTTCGAGACCGAGGTCGTCTCGATGACCTGGGACGAGGCGTCGGCCATCTGGGAGGTCGTCGTACGACGCGACGGCGTCGAGCAGCACCGGCGGTTCCACGCCGTCGTCGCCGCGACCGGGCAACTGGAGAAGCCGAACATCCCTCAGATCCCCGGACAGGACGACTTCGGCGGCGTGCGGATGCACTCCGCGCGGTGGAACCACGACGTGGACCTGACGGGGAAGCGCGTCGCGGTGGTCGGCACCGGCGCCAGCGCCTACCAGATCGTCCCGAGCATCATCGACCGCGTCGCCCACCTCGACGTCTTCCAGCGGTCCGGACCGTGGACGGTTCCCGCCCCGAACTACCACGACCCGACCCCGCCGGCCCTGGCCTGGCTCAGTGAGCACGTCCCGCACTACGGGCAGTGGTTCCGCTTCCAGGCGTTCTGGGGTGCGCGTACCGGGCGGCTGCACACCGTCGAGGTCGATCCTGAGTGGGACCGCACCGACTCGGTGTCGGCAGCCAACCTGCGGGTGCGCGAGGCCCTCACCGCGATCATGCGCGAGCAGTGGGCGGACCGTCCCGACATGCTCGACGTCGTCATACCCGCGTATCCCCCCGGCGGCAAGCGCATGCTCCGCG
It contains:
- a CDS encoding flavin-containing monooxygenase; the protein is MTDPSEVTRIDDVYWRDEYPPITEDDAFLTRIVAEADLPSLLTALAALTGDHTLIPAELYPPLPPVDTAPPAHGGMSGDAQARARELALSALKRVRDEGLTRPRLLEPEEARAVVDFITGGASAEDAALMMHELDLVTQRPGAPIWHADEVAPDRDFDVAVIGTGMSGIAAMYRLKQAGVRFVVFEKSPEVGGTWWANTYPGVRLDTPTFGYSFSFAQRADWASAYAEGAEIEAYSVEIVDRAKLREHIEFETEVVSMTWDEASAIWEVVVRRDGVEQHRRFHAVVAATGQLEKPNIPQIPGQDDFGGVRMHSARWNHDVDLTGKRVAVVGTGASAYQIVPSIIDRVAHLDVFQRSGPWTVPAPNYHDPTPPALAWLSEHVPHYGQWFRFQAFWGARTGRLHTVEVDPEWDRTDSVSAANLRVREALTAIMREQWADRPDMLDVVIPAYPPGGKRMLRDNGVWARALHQEHAELVTSPIERFTSDGIVTADGEQHPVDVVIYATGFKASDYLDPIVVTGPSGQTLKEHWNGDATAWAGICVPGFPNLFLIQGPNTNYVVHGQFHFMIECGVEFTVEAIHQLLRRDAGALEVGQETLERFLAWVDQGNAARAWGQPQVHTWYKNARGRVSQVWPYSHLEYWQLTRGADFDAGFTLRPRPGVAS